One segment of Mycoplasmopsis glycophila DNA contains the following:
- a CDS encoding aldehyde dehydrogenase family protein — MKNILNYEHKIKLLKRMKKVIFDNLKTISKALSKDLAKQHYEVMLTEIIPTIKEINFFLKKIKKDSFYSYQKFSLNKRIGYIYNPRGNVLLMNAWNYPFQLLFVPLVGSIAAGNITTIKLHPYSKELNKVIKSLIKAIDPDSSFIKIDHFESIGETFEQNEYDFVFFTGNNKTAEFILSKIDISKTEYCFELGGKSPFIVTEHANIKNASKMFCYGKLLNKGQTCIAPDYIFIHQKVYASFIKEVDKIIRKFKEEEFTNIVLSEIIPEPRKNKITDYLKNRNAKTDSPLILFQEQNLDDYIYSEEIFAPVSPLFVFKNQTQFDKLYAKNPFPLTMYIFSKNKKEIEYYTNFIAGNYMINNTISIFEDNKLSFGGHKLSGIGRYRGMASIELFSYKSSLIKKPKLDLLFSVKNRPYTSFKKKIISLYLKFLKIAK; from the coding sequence ATGAAAAATATTTTAAATTACGAACACAAAATCAAGTTATTAAAAAGAATGAAAAAAGTCATTTTTGATAATCTCAAGACAATAAGCAAGGCACTTTCTAAAGATTTAGCAAAACAACATTACGAAGTGATGTTAACCGAGATTATTCCAACAATCAAAGAGATTAATTTCTTTCTCAAAAAAATTAAGAAAGATTCATTTTATAGTTACCAAAAATTTTCATTAAATAAGAGGATCGGTTATATTTACAACCCCCGCGGGAACGTGCTTCTCATGAATGCTTGAAATTATCCTTTTCAACTTCTTTTTGTTCCGCTTGTTGGTTCAATTGCAGCAGGAAATATTACAACAATTAAGTTACATCCTTATTCAAAAGAATTAAATAAAGTTATCAAAAGTTTAATTAAAGCGATTGATCCTGATAGCTCTTTTATTAAAATTGATCATTTTGAATCAATTGGCGAAACTTTTGAACAAAATGAATATGATTTTGTTTTTTTCACCGGAAATAATAAAACCGCAGAATTCATCTTATCGAAAATTGATATTTCCAAAACAGAATATTGCTTTGAGCTAGGTGGTAAATCTCCTTTTATAGTTACTGAACATGCAAATATCAAAAATGCCTCAAAGATGTTTTGCTATGGTAAGCTTTTAAATAAAGGTCAAACCTGTATTGCGCCTGATTATATCTTTATTCATCAAAAAGTTTATGCTAGTTTCATAAAAGAAGTTGATAAAATTATTCGAAAATTCAAAGAAGAAGAATTTACAAATATTGTTTTAAGTGAAATAATCCCTGAACCTCGTAAAAACAAGATTACTGATTATCTAAAAAATAGAAATGCAAAAACCGATTCTCCCCTTATTCTTTTCCAAGAACAAAATTTAGATGATTATATTTATAGTGAAGAAATTTTTGCTCCAGTTTCTCCTCTTTTTGTTTTTAAAAACCAAACTCAATTTGATAAGTTATATGCTAAAAATCCATTTCCGCTAACAATGTACATTTTTTCAAAAAACAAAAAAGAAATTGAGTATTACACAAATTTTATAGCTGGTAATTATATGATTAATAACACTATTTCTATTTTTGAAGACAACAAACTTTCTTTTGGTGGACACAAATTAAGCGGCATCGGAAGATATCGCGGAATGGCTTCGATTGAACTTTTTTCATATAAAAGTTCATTAATTAAAAAGCCTAAACTAGATCTTCTTTTTAGTGTTAAAAATAGACCTTATACAAGCTTCAAAAAGAAAATTATTTCTTTATATTTGAAATTTCTCAAAATTGCAAAATAA